In Populus trichocarpa isolate Nisqually-1 chromosome 16, P.trichocarpa_v4.1, whole genome shotgun sequence, a genomic segment contains:
- the LOC7467572 gene encoding pentatricopeptide repeat-containing protein At2g33760 has protein sequence MFKLKNQAILFSNHGMLRFFSASTAAAAISDAIPQPQQSTLDSNAQMKDMMDPDFFISTLFKCRNIFQIKQVHAQVTTTGIIHDLIVANKLLYMCAKHKDLVTAHLLFNKMEERDPVSWSVMIGGFVKNGDYERCFQTFRELIRAGSKPDNFSLPFVIKACRDTMGLIMGRLIHSTVLKNGLHLDNFVCSTLVDMYAKCGMIDNAKQLFDRMPKKDLVTRTVMIAGYAECGKPNESWVLFDQMRRDGFVPDKVAMVTIVNACAKLGAMNKARLVHDYVCARRYSLDVELGTAMIDMYAKCGSIDSSREIFDRMEQKNVISWSAMIGAYGYHGQGREALELFHMMLNSGIIPNRITFISLLYACSHAGLVDDGLQLFSLMSVSYGVRPDVKHYTCMVDLLGRAGRLDQALRLIENMEVEKDEGIWCAFLGACRIHRQVDLAEKAAKLLLSLQTQNPGHYILLSNIYANAGRWKDVAKIRNLMAKRRLKKIPGYTWIEVDNIIYRFGAGDNSHLRSKEIYEMLKSLSQKLESAGYVPDTNSVLHDVDEEVKLGILHAHSEKLAIAFGLIATPDGTPIRITKNLRVCGDCHSFCKLVSAITQRDIIVRDANRFHHFKEGICSCGDYW, from the coding sequence ATGttcaaactaaaaaaccaaGCCATCCTTTTCTCTAACCATGGAATGCTTCGTTTCTTCTCAGCTTCTACAGCTGCTGCAGCCATCTCAGACGCCATACCGCAACCTCAACAATCCACCTTAGATTCCAATGCCCAAATGAAAGACATGATGGatcctgatttttttatctcCACACTCTTCAAGTGTAGAAACATATTCCAAATCAAACAAGTTCATGCCCAAGTAACTACCACTGGTATTATTCATGACCTCATTGTTGCTAACAAACTCCTATACATGTGCGCAAAACACAAAGATTTGGTCACTGCTCatcttttgtttaataaaatggaAGAGAGAGACCCAGTTTCTTGGAGTGTTATGATTGGTGGGTTTGTAAAAAATGGTGATTATGAACGTTGTTTTCAGACTTTTAGGGAGCTTATTAGAGCAGGGTCAAAACCAGATAACTTTTCATTACCATTTGTTATAAAGGCTTGTAGGGATACAATGGGGTTGATTATGGGCAGATTGATTCACTCCACGGTTTTGAAAAATGGGTTACATTTGGATAATTTTGTGTGTTCTACTTTAGTGGATATGTATGCCAAATGTGGCATGATTGACAACGCTAAGCAGCTGTTTGATAGAATGCCTAAGAAAGACCTTGTAACTCGGACAGTCATGATTGCTGGGTATGCTGAATGTGGAAAACCAAACGAATCATGGGTTTTGTTTGATCAGATGAGAAGAGATGGTTTTGTGCCCGATAAGGTTGCGATGGTGACTATAGTAAATGCTTGTGCTAAATTAGGTGCTATGAATAAGGCTCGGTTAGTTCATGATTATGTATGTGCTAGGAGATATTCTTTGGATGTTGAATTGGGGACTGCGATGATTGATATGTATGCTAAGTGCGGAAGTATTGATTCCTCTAGGGAAATTTTCGATAGGATGGAACAAAAGAATGTGATTTCGTGGAGCGCGATGATTGGGGCTTATGGGTACCATGGACAAGGCAGGGAAGCTCTTGAGTTGTTTCATATGATGTTGAATAGTGGAATAATACCGAATAGGATCACGTTCATTTCCTTGTTGTACGCTTGCAGTCATGCAGGTTTGGTCGATGATGGTCTTCAGCTTTTCTCTTTGATGTCAGTTAGTTATGGTGTGAGGCCTGATGTGAAGCACTACACTTGCATGGTTGATCTCTTGGGGCGTGCTGGGAGGCTAGATCAGGCATTgagattgattgagaatatgGAGGTTGAGAAAGATGAGGGGATATGGTGTGCTTTCCTTGGAGCATGTAGAATTCATAGACAGGTAGACTTGGCAGAGAAGGCAGCAAAATTGCTTCTCTCGCTACAAACTCAGAACCCGGGGCACTACATATTGCTTTCTAATATTTATGCAAATGCTGGCAGGTGGAAAGATGTGGCAAAGATTAGGAATCTGATGGCCAAAAGGAGGTTAAAGAAAATTCCTGGTTATACTTGGATTGAGGTGGATAACATTATTTATCGATTTGGTGCTGGAGATAATAGTCATCTTCGATCAAAGGAGATCTATGAGATGCTGAAGAGTTTGAGTCAGAAATTGGAATCGGCTGGTTATGTCCCTGATACAAACTCTGTGTTACATGATGTTGATGAGGAGGTTAAGCTTGGAATTTTGCATGCACATAGTGAGAAGTTGGCAATTGCATTTGGCCTTATTGCCACCCCCGACGGAACTCCTATCAGGATTACAAAGAATCTGAGGGTTTGTGGTGATTGTCACTCATTTTGTAAGCTGGTGTCAGCAATCACACAGAGGGATATCATTGTACGCGATGCTAACCGATTTCACCACTTTAAGGAAGGGATTTGTTCTTGTGGAGACTATTGGTAA
- the LOC18106196 gene encoding kinesin-like protein KIN-5C — translation MSGRHDKEKGVNVQVLLRCRPFSEDELRSNAPQVVTCNDYQREVAVSQNIAGKHIDRVFTFDKVFGPSAQQRDLYEQAVVPIVHEVLEGFNCTIFAYGQTGTGKTYTMEGECKRSKSGPNGELPPEAGVIPRAVKQIFDTLESQNAEYSVKVTFLELYNEEITDLLAPEEISRVALEEKQKKQLPLMEDGKGGVLVRGLEEEIVTSASEIFTLLERGSAKRRTAETFLNKQSSRSHSLFSITIHIKEATPEGEELIKCGKLNLVDLAGSENISRSGAREGRAREAGEINKSLLTLGRVINALVEHLGHIPYRDSKLTRLLRDSLGGRTKTCIIATVSPAVHCLEETLSTLDYAHRAKNIKNKPEVNQKMMKSTLIKDLYGEIERLKAEVYAAREKNGVYIPKERYYQEESERKAMADQIEQMGVLIETHQKQSEDWRDKYDAMVHQCSDLSSKLCATEKNFNQTIKLLTSTEEELKKCRYSLKERDFIISEQRKAENALANQACVLRSDLEKALQDNASLFQKIGREDKLSSDNRSVVNNFRTELSQQIVSLCNMVATSISRQNEHLQCVQDLGNSFLDRHRKSIEELKKKLSSSRAVYISHIEAVQNVVRLHKASSIAGLEEISLFASSSAESIKDYLASEAGQVSFIFDEFQNTLSTHQGEVALFAREMRQRFHVSSEQRKEVSEYMNGFLDKILEQCKNLENHAVQADAVQMKNIDDFQKAYEEQSKSDAEKLVADINHLVSSHLQHQKELVDARLADLRETATGNKAVLDGHVSSMEYVSTDAKRKWQEFSMQTENDAKDIADYSATKHCRMESLLQQCVSTAGSAFKRWEKTLDSVNEMGNNHVSKLVSLTRNASDSIEQHDAEVGSARVTAEQDVAKNSEDVLKHIDRVSEEEQGSVSKILEAVKAHSNTLETFREDHSGEAAAIDDRAKETFEQQYMDYEPTGATPSRSEPDVPSKGTIESLRAMPVENLLDEFRENNTYESFEVKELKPSLIPRSPLVQLNQQ, via the exons ATGTCAGGTCGACACGACAAAGAGAAAGGCGTTAATGTGCAAGTCCTTCTTCGTTGCAg GCCGTTTAGCGAGGACGAATTGAGGAGTAATGCTCCGCAAGTGGTAACTTGCAATGATTACCAGAGAGAAGTTGCGGTTTCGCAGAATATCGCTGGGAAACATATTGATAGGGTTTTCACTTTTGACAAG GTTTTTGGTCCTTCAGCACAGCAAAGAGATCTTTATGAACAAGCAGTAGTGCCAATTGTTCATGAAGTTCTAGAAGGGTTCAACTGTACCATTTTTGCTTATGGTCAAACAGGTACAGGTAAAACTTACACCATGGAAGGTGAATGCAAAAGATCAAAG AGTGGGCCTAACGGAGAGCTGCCTCCAGAAGCAGGGGTCATACCTAGGGCGGTTAAACAAATTTTTGATACTCTTGAAAGCCAAAATGCAGAATACAGTGTGAAGGTCACATTCTTAGAACTATACAACGAGGAGATTACTGATTTGCTTGCTCCTGAGGAAATTTCTCGAGTTGCATTGGAGGAGAAGCAAAAGAAGCAGTTGCCTCTCATGGAGGATGGGAAAGGTGGGGTTCTTGTAAGAGGTCTAGAGGAGGAAATAGTAACAAGTGCGAGTGAGATATTCACTCTACTAGAAAGAGGATCTGCGAAGCGTCGAACTGCAGAAACTTTTCTGAACAAGCAATCAAG TCGGTCACATTCCCTCTTTTCTATTACAATACATATCAAGGAAGCAACACCTGAAGGTGAAGAACTAATCAAATGTGGCAAGCTGAATTTGGTGGATCTAGCTGGTTCAGAAAATATATCTCGGTCAGGTGCTAGAGAG GGACGTGCAAGAGAAGCTGGTGAAATCAACAAAAGTCTACTTACTTTGGGGCGAGTCATTAATGCTCTCGTGGAGCATCTTGGGCATATCCCTTACAG GGATAGCAAGCTTACTAGGCTACTTCGTGATTCACTTGGAGGAAGAACCAAAACATGCATTATAGCAACTGTATCACCAGCTGTTCATTGCCTGGAGGAGACATTGAGTACACTGGATTATGCACACAGGgctaagaatataaaaaataaaccggAG GTCAaccaaaagatgatgaaatcaaCTCTTATCAAGGACCTTTATGGAGAGATTGAAAGACTCAAGGCAG AGGTTTATGCTGCCCGTGAGAAAAATGGTGTTTATATTCCGAAGGAGCGGTATTATCAAGAGGAAAGTGAAAGAAAG GCAATGGCAGATCAGATAGAACAAATGGGAGTTCTGATAGAAACCCACCAGAAG CAATCTGAGGATTGGCGGGACAAATATGATGCCATGGTTCATCAATGTTCTGATTTGAGCAGCAAACTTTGTGCCACTGAG AAAAACTTCAATCAAACTATCAAATTGCTCACGAGTACTGAAGAAGAATTGAAGAAGTGTCGATATAGTTTGAAAGAGAGGGATTTTATCATATCTGAGCAGAGAAAAGCAG AGAATGCTCTGGCTAATCAAGCTTGTGTTTTACGGTCTGACTTGGAGAAAGCACTTCAGGATAATGCTTCTTTGTTTCAAAAGATTG GTAGAGAAGATAAGCTGAGTTCTGATAACAGATCAGTGGTTAACAATTTTAGAACAGAGCTCTCCCAACAGATCGTTTCTCTCTGTAACATGGTAGCTACATCAATATCTCGGCAGAATGAACATCTTCAGTGTGTTCAGGACCTTGGTAATTCTTTCTTGGACAGGCATCGTAAG TCAATTgaggaattgaagaaaaaactgtCATCTTCGAGGGCTGTGTATATTTCTCACATTGAGGCAGTGCAAAATGTGGTCCGTTTGCACAAGGCCAGCTCTATAGCTGGCTTAGAGGAAATTTCTTTGTTTGCTTCTTCCAGTGCAGAGTCTATTAAAGAT tATCTAGCATCAGAGGCTGGACAGGTTTCTTTCATATTCGATGAGTTTCAGAATACTCTATCAACTCACCAGGGGGAAGTAGCTCTTTTTGCTAGGGAAATGCGTCAG CGATTCCATGTCAGTAGCGAGCAAAGAAAGGAGGTTTCTGAATACATGAATGGATTTCTTGATAAGATTTTGGAACAATGCAAAAATCTGGAAAATCATGCGGTGCAAGCTGATGCAgtacaaatgaaaaatattgatgattttcagaAGGCTTATGAG GAGCAATCAAAATCAGATGCGGAGAAGCTTGTTGCTGATATCAACCATCTTGTTTCCAGCCACCTTCAGCATCAAAAAGAGCTg GTGGATGCAAGGCTTGCTGATCTCAGAGAAACTGCCACCGGAAACAAAGCAGTATTGGATGGACATGTTTCTTCGATGGAGTATGTTTCAACAGATGCAAAACGAAAATGGCAGGAATTTTCTATGCAGACAGAGAATGATGCTAAGGATATTGCAGATTATTCAGCTACCAAACATTGTAGAATGGAGTCACTCTTACAGCAATG tGTAAGCACTGCTGGATCAGCTTTCAAGCGCTGGGAGAAGACACTTGACTCTGTGAATGAGATGGGAAACAATCATGTTTCAAAATTGGTATCCCTTACGAG AAATGCATCTGACAGCATAGAGCAGCATGATGCGGAGGTTGGTTCTGCACGGGTTACAGCTGAGCAAGATGTGGCAAAGAATTCCGAAGATGTCCTCAAGCACATTGACA GAGTGTCAGAGGAGGAGCAAGGATCTGTGTCTAAAATCTTGGAGGCTGTTAAAGCTCACTCAAACACGCTGGAGACTTTCAGGGAGGATCACTCTGGTGAAGCTGCAGCTATCGATGATAGAGCAAAGGAAACATTTGAGCAGCAATATATG GATTATGAGCCTACAGGCGCAACACCGTCGAGAAGTGAGCCAGATGTTCCTAGCAAGGGGACCATTGAATCACTTCGGGCAATGCCAGTGGAAAATCTTCTCGATGAATTTCGAGAAAATAATACATATGAATCATTTGAGGTCAAAGAACTGAAGCCCTCTCTAATACCACGGTCACCCCTTGTTCAACTGAATCAGCAATAG